Proteins encoded in a region of the Streptomyces sp. PCS3-D2 genome:
- a CDS encoding prolyl oligopeptidase family serine peptidase produces the protein MNPTRTCPYGSWPSPLDAGLAASLDGRPEYIGTVGPEVWWTEPRPREAGRRTLVRRRPAGAGTEVSELPAPWNVRSRFTEYGGLPWAGVERATGGPLLVFVHFADQRLYAYEPDAPGAPDPRPLTPLSATGGGLRWVDPVLRGDEVWCVMEEFTGAAPTDVRRVLAAVPLDGSAAGDRSAVRELTDDRHRFATGPRLSPDGRHAAWLVWDHPLMPWDGTELHLAEVTADGGLAGARTVLGGPDESVAQVDWTADGTLLAVSDRGGWWNPYRVDPDTGWAVNLCLREEEFGGALWKPGLRWIAPLPDGLVAVLHGQGSSVLGILDPESGDLVDAAGPWTAWQPTLAVHGSRVYGVAASPRSAYEVVELDTASGHARVVGAQGPDPVDPAYYPEPQSRTFLGPDDRQIHAHVYPPHHPACRAPADELPPYVVWAHGGPTDHVPPVLDLHIAYFTSRGIGVVEVNYGGSTGYGRAYRERLREQWGVVDVEDCAAVARALAAEGTADPARLAIRGGSAGGWTAAASLATTDLYACAAIIYPVLDLLGFAEETHDLESRYIDGLAGPPGTLAVLNRERSPVANADRITAPFVLLQGLDDAVCPPAQAERLTAAMRGRPVPHAYLAFEGEGHGFRRADTMVRALEAELSLYTQVFGIERTDVPRLALETSS, from the coding sequence ATGAACCCCACGCGCACCTGCCCGTACGGAAGCTGGCCCTCGCCCCTCGACGCGGGCCTCGCGGCCTCGCTCGACGGACGGCCCGAGTACATCGGCACGGTCGGCCCCGAGGTGTGGTGGACCGAGCCCCGGCCGCGGGAGGCGGGCCGCCGCACCTTGGTGCGCCGCCGCCCTGCCGGGGCCGGGACCGAGGTCAGCGAGCTGCCCGCGCCGTGGAACGTGCGCAGCCGGTTCACCGAGTACGGCGGCCTGCCCTGGGCCGGGGTCGAGCGTGCGACGGGTGGGCCCCTGCTGGTCTTCGTCCACTTCGCCGACCAGCGGCTGTACGCCTACGAGCCGGACGCGCCCGGAGCCCCCGACCCCAGGCCCCTCACCCCCCTGTCCGCGACCGGCGGCGGATTGCGCTGGGTCGATCCGGTGCTGCGCGGGGACGAGGTCTGGTGCGTCATGGAGGAGTTCACCGGGGCGGCGCCGACGGATGTGCGCCGGGTCCTGGCCGCCGTACCGCTGGACGGGTCCGCGGCCGGGGACCGGTCGGCCGTGCGGGAGCTCACCGACGACCGGCACCGCTTCGCCACCGGCCCGCGGCTCTCGCCGGACGGCAGGCACGCGGCCTGGCTGGTGTGGGACCACCCGCTGATGCCCTGGGACGGCACCGAGCTGCACCTGGCCGAGGTCACCGCGGACGGCGGACTGGCCGGGGCCCGCACGGTCCTCGGAGGACCCGACGAGTCCGTCGCCCAGGTGGACTGGACGGCCGACGGAACCCTGCTCGCGGTCAGCGACCGCGGCGGCTGGTGGAACCCGTACCGGGTGGACCCGGACACGGGCTGGGCCGTCAACCTGTGCCTGCGGGAGGAGGAGTTCGGGGGAGCGCTGTGGAAGCCCGGGTTGCGCTGGATCGCACCGCTTCCCGACGGACTCGTCGCCGTGCTGCACGGCCAGGGCTCCTCGGTGCTCGGCATCCTGGACCCGGAGAGCGGCGACCTGGTGGACGCGGCCGGGCCCTGGACGGCGTGGCAGCCGACGCTCGCCGTGCACGGCAGCCGGGTCTACGGGGTGGCCGCCAGCCCGCGCAGCGCCTACGAGGTGGTCGAGCTGGACACCGCGAGCGGGCACGCCAGGGTCGTCGGCGCACAGGGCCCGGACCCGGTGGACCCGGCCTACTACCCGGAGCCGCAGAGCCGCACCTTCCTCGGCCCGGACGACCGGCAGATCCACGCGCACGTCTACCCGCCGCACCACCCGGCCTGCCGGGCCCCCGCCGACGAACTGCCCCCGTACGTGGTGTGGGCGCACGGCGGGCCCACCGACCACGTGCCGCCCGTGCTCGACCTGCACATCGCCTACTTCACCTCGCGCGGGATCGGCGTGGTCGAGGTGAACTACGGCGGCTCCACCGGCTACGGCCGCGCCTACCGGGAACGGCTGCGCGAGCAGTGGGGTGTGGTGGACGTGGAGGACTGCGCCGCCGTGGCCCGGGCGCTGGCGGCGGAGGGCACCGCCGACCCGGCGCGCCTCGCGATCCGCGGCGGCAGCGCGGGCGGCTGGACGGCGGCGGCTTCGCTGGCCACGACCGACCTGTACGCCTGCGCGGCGATCATCTACCCGGTGCTGGACCTGCTGGGCTTCGCCGAGGAGACCCACGACCTGGAATCCCGCTACATCGACGGCCTGGCCGGGCCACCGGGGACCCTCGCCGTCCTGAACCGCGAGCGCTCCCCGGTGGCCAACGCCGACCGGATCACGGCGCCCTTCGTGCTGCTCCAGGGGCTGGACGACGCGGTCTGCCCGCCGGCGCAGGCGGAGCGGCTGACGGCCGCGATGCGGGGCCGGCCCGTGCCGCACGCCTACCTCGCCTTCGAGGGCGAGGGCCACGGCTTCCGCCGCGCCGACACCATGGTCCGCGCCCTGGAGGCGGAACTGTCGCTGTACACACAGGTCTTCGGGATCGAACGCACCGACGTCCCGCGGCTCGCGCTGGAGACCTCCTCGTGA
- a CDS encoding 3-hydroxyacyl-CoA dehydrogenase family protein, whose translation MDRQSSQPTLQTIAVVGLGTMGTGIAEVLARAGREVIGIDISETAARRAAASLAAATARSVARERLTEQEQADVLARFRTFTDLAAAAEADLVIEVVPESYEVKQQVFRELDAVVRPDTILATGTNALSVTRLAAESQRPERVLGLHFFNPVPAMKLVEVVSCVLTAPTAVEAVTELARELGKEPVAVGDRPGFVADGLLFGYLNQAAAMYEAKYASREDIDAAMRLGCGLPMGPLALLDLIGVDTARTVLEAMYASSGDRLHAPAPILGQLAEAGLAGQKSGRGFYTYEAPGSSVIVRDLQTPLDGSLLGAGRPVSSVGVAGSGTMASGIAQVFAQAGFDVVLAARSQEKAEAAKAAIGKSLGRAVSKGRLTQEAADGTLDRITPAGSLDAFAEVDLAVEAVAEDLAVKQELFATLDKVCKPGAVLATTTSSLPVIAVARVTSRPQDVIGMHFFNPAPAMKLVEVVRTVLTADDVHATVREICVKVRKHPVDCGDRAGFIVNALLFPYLNNAIKMVEEHYASLDQIDAAMKLGGGYPMGPFELLDVVGLDVSLAIEKVLHKEFRDPGLAPSPLLEHLVAAGCLGRKTGRGFREYARR comes from the coding sequence ATGGACCGTCAGTCCAGTCAGCCCACCCTCCAGACCATCGCCGTCGTCGGCCTCGGCACGATGGGCACCGGCATCGCCGAGGTCCTCGCGCGGGCCGGCCGCGAGGTCATCGGCATCGACATCAGCGAGACCGCCGCCCGCCGGGCCGCCGCCTCCCTCGCCGCCGCGACCGCGCGCTCCGTCGCCCGGGAGCGACTCACCGAGCAGGAGCAGGCGGACGTCCTGGCCCGCTTCCGCACCTTCACCGACCTGGCAGCCGCAGCCGAGGCCGATCTCGTCATCGAGGTCGTGCCGGAGTCGTACGAGGTCAAGCAGCAGGTGTTCCGCGAGCTCGACGCGGTCGTGCGGCCCGACACGATCCTGGCCACGGGCACCAACGCCCTGTCGGTGACCCGGCTCGCCGCCGAGTCCCAGCGCCCCGAGCGGGTCTTGGGCCTGCACTTCTTCAACCCGGTCCCGGCGATGAAGCTGGTCGAGGTCGTCTCGTGCGTCCTGACCGCCCCGACGGCCGTGGAGGCGGTCACGGAGCTGGCCCGCGAGCTCGGCAAGGAGCCGGTGGCGGTCGGCGACCGGCCCGGCTTCGTCGCGGACGGCCTGCTCTTCGGCTACCTGAACCAGGCCGCCGCCATGTACGAGGCGAAGTACGCCTCGCGCGAGGACATCGACGCGGCGATGCGGCTCGGCTGCGGCCTGCCCATGGGGCCGCTCGCGCTCCTCGACCTGATCGGCGTGGACACCGCCCGCACGGTCCTGGAGGCGATGTACGCCTCCTCCGGGGACCGGCTGCACGCCCCGGCCCCGATCCTGGGGCAGCTGGCCGAGGCCGGGCTGGCGGGCCAGAAGTCCGGGCGCGGTTTCTACACGTACGAGGCACCGGGCAGCTCGGTGATCGTCCGCGACCTGCAGACTCCGCTGGACGGGTCCCTGCTGGGTGCGGGCCGCCCGGTGAGCTCGGTCGGCGTGGCCGGTTCCGGCACCATGGCGAGCGGCATCGCGCAGGTCTTCGCCCAGGCCGGGTTCGACGTGGTCCTGGCGGCGCGCAGCCAGGAGAAGGCGGAGGCCGCCAAGGCCGCCATCGGCAAGTCCCTGGGCCGTGCGGTGTCCAAGGGCCGGCTGACCCAGGAGGCGGCGGACGGCACCCTGGACCGGATCACCCCGGCGGGTTCGCTGGATGCCTTCGCCGAGGTGGACCTGGCGGTGGAGGCGGTCGCCGAGGACCTGGCGGTCAAGCAGGAGCTGTTCGCGACGCTGGACAAGGTCTGCAAGCCGGGTGCGGTGCTGGCCACCACCACCTCCTCGCTGCCGGTGATCGCGGTGGCCCGGGTGACCTCGCGCCCACAGGACGTGATCGGCATGCACTTCTTCAACCCGGCCCCGGCGATGAAGCTGGTCGAGGTCGTCCGGACGGTCCTGACGGCCGACGACGTGCACGCCACCGTCCGCGAGATCTGCGTGAAGGTGCGCAAGCACCCGGTGGACTGCGGGGACCGGGCCGGCTTCATCGTGAACGCGTTGCTGTTCCCCTACCTCAACAACGCGATCAAGATGGTGGAGGAGCACTACGCGAGCCTCGACCAGATCGACGCGGCCATGAAGCTGGGCGGCGGCTACCCGATGGGGCCGTTCGAGCTGCTCGACGTGGTCGGCCTCGACGTCTCGCTGGCCATCGAGAAGGTTCTCCACAAGGAGTTCCGCGACCCGGGCCTGGCCCCGTCCCCGCTGCTGGAGCACCTGGTGGCGGCGGGCTGCCTGGGCCGGAAGACCGGCCGCGGATTCCGTGAGTACGCCCGGCGGTAA
- a CDS encoding adenylosuccinate lyase: MNDVLERLRAEAGGSPEYEALRAAGPDALADALTSAGLPLWARELAAYRLGLAGDRRAFESLVLLLNHRDPPRCAAAAEALAVLGDPRTARAAAALATNGLRTAYALQPVRLLTALRAPESVPALLTTLARLLSPNDPYWRVALACVEGLGALGDPRARELLTRAQSHPRLAVAATTALRALGG, from the coding sequence GTGAACGACGTGCTGGAGCGCCTGCGGGCGGAGGCGGGCGGGTCCCCCGAGTACGAGGCGCTGCGCGCGGCCGGCCCCGATGCGCTCGCGGACGCACTGACCTCGGCCGGGCTGCCCCTGTGGGCCCGCGAACTGGCCGCGTACCGGCTCGGCCTCGCCGGGGACCGGCGGGCCTTCGAATCCCTGGTGCTGCTCCTCAACCACCGGGACCCGCCCCGCTGCGCGGCCGCGGCGGAGGCGCTGGCCGTCCTCGGCGACCCGCGCACCGCCCGCGCCGCCGCGGCCCTCGCCACCAACGGACTGCGCACGGCCTACGCCCTCCAGCCCGTCCGGCTGCTCACCGCCCTGCGCGCCCCCGAGTCCGTACCGGCCCTGCTCACCACGCTGGCGCGGCTGCTGTCCCCGAACGACCCCTACTGGCGGGTGGCCCTGGCCTGTGTCGAGGGCTTGGGCGCCCTCGGCGACCCCCGCGCGCGCGAACTCCTCACCCGAGCCCAGTCCCACCCCCGCCTGGCGGTGGCCGCGACCACCGCGCTGCGCGCCCTCGGGGGCTGA
- a CDS encoding M55 family metallopeptidase has product MKILISADMEGATGVTWPADVLPGTPQWERCRSMFTSDVNAAVLGFYDGGADRVLVNEAHWTMRNLLLERLDARAEMLTGRHKSLSMVEGVQRGDVDGIAFVGYHTGAGTEGVLAHTYLANSITGVWLNGTRASEGLLNAHVVAEYGVPVILVTGDDLTCVDAAGYAPDAVTVAVKDHVSRYAAVCRTPARTAADIRAAAKEATALAVRREPVPGGPYTVELEFDAEHLAMSATVVPGVRRSGERRVAYSSETMYEGIRAFKAVTTVVSAAVEEQYG; this is encoded by the coding sequence ATGAAGATCCTCATCTCCGCCGACATGGAAGGCGCCACCGGCGTCACCTGGCCCGCGGACGTCCTGCCCGGCACGCCCCAGTGGGAGCGCTGCCGCTCCATGTTCACCTCCGACGTCAACGCCGCCGTGCTCGGCTTCTACGACGGCGGCGCGGACCGGGTGCTCGTCAACGAGGCCCACTGGACCATGCGCAACCTGCTGCTGGAGCGGCTCGACGCCCGGGCCGAGATGCTCACCGGCCGCCACAAGTCCCTCTCCATGGTCGAGGGCGTCCAGCGCGGCGACGTCGACGGCATCGCCTTCGTCGGCTATCACACGGGCGCCGGCACCGAAGGCGTCCTCGCCCACACCTACCTGGCCAACTCCATCACCGGGGTGTGGCTCAACGGGACCCGTGCGAGCGAGGGGCTGCTCAACGCCCACGTCGTCGCCGAGTACGGAGTCCCGGTCATTCTGGTCACGGGCGACGACCTGACCTGCGTGGACGCAGCCGGCTACGCCCCGGATGCGGTGACCGTAGCGGTCAAGGACCACGTCTCGCGCTACGCCGCCGTCTGCCGGACCCCGGCCCGTACCGCCGCCGACATCCGGGCCGCGGCCAAGGAGGCCACCGCCCTCGCGGTCCGGCGCGAGCCCGTGCCCGGCGGCCCGTACACCGTGGAGCTGGAGTTCGACGCCGAGCACCTCGCCATGTCCGCCACGGTGGTCCCGGGGGTGCGGCGCAGCGGGGAGCGCAGGGTCGCGTACAGCAGCGAGACGATGTACGAGGGGATCCGCGCCTTCAAGGCGGTCACGACGGTCGTCTCGGCGGCCGTGGAGGAGCAGTATGGCTGA
- a CDS encoding GNAT family N-acetyltransferase: protein MTVSAFLREGGRVGLRPYRLSDGPEFTARVRESRGLHGPWLFPPATIEEYAPYATRLTAGDARAGFLVCELGTGALAGFVNVNNIVRGAFQCGALGYGAFAHAAGRGLLREALGLVLDHAFAPAGEGLGLHRLEANVQPGNTASIALVRGAGFRLEGLSPDFLRVDGAWRDHERWALTAGMPRTR from the coding sequence ATGACCGTTTCTGCGTTCCTGCGTGAAGGGGGTCGTGTCGGCCTGCGGCCCTACCGGCTCTCTGACGGACCCGAGTTCACCGCGCGTGTGCGCGAGAGCCGCGGCCTCCACGGCCCCTGGCTCTTCCCGCCCGCCACCATCGAGGAGTACGCGCCCTACGCGACCCGGCTGACGGCGGGCGACGCCCGGGCCGGGTTCCTCGTGTGCGAGCTCGGCACCGGCGCCCTGGCCGGATTCGTCAACGTCAACAACATCGTGCGGGGCGCGTTCCAGTGCGGCGCCCTCGGCTACGGGGCCTTCGCGCACGCCGCCGGCCGGGGCCTCCTGCGCGAAGCCCTGGGCCTGGTCCTCGACCACGCCTTCGCCCCCGCCGGGGAGGGCCTCGGCCTGCACCGGCTGGAGGCCAACGTCCAGCCCGGCAACACCGCTTCGATCGCCCTGGTGCGGGGCGCCGGCTTCCGCCTGGAGGGGCTCTCCCCGGACTTCCTCCGGGTCGACGGCGCCTGGCGCGACCACGAACGCTGGGCCCTCACCGCAGGGATGCCCCGCACCCGGTGA
- a CDS encoding alpha/beta hydrolase, whose translation MLHPFTKRAAVLLATSTVAAALASPVTAAPAAQTAPAAQTAQTAQAALRWTGCATPRYPTLQCASLKVPLDHDRPAGRTITLALTRVPHTAKTSQGPLLVNPGGPGGSGRALAGFVASALPKDVAAQYDVIGFDPRGVGKSEPVLDCGSGHFAPVRPDSVPQDAATERANLDRVRAFAASCGARHADVLPHIGTVSAARDIEVLRTALGAERVSYFGYSYGTYLGAVYAKLHPDRVHRLVLDSVVDPDGVWYEDNLSQDLAFDARHKAFLAWIARHDATYRLGTDPAVVEARWYAMRQALRGTPAGGKVGPSELEDTYMPGGYYDGYWPSLAEAFAAYWVRKDPKPLVAAYERFGAVEPSAGNSYSVYTAVQCRDSAWPRNWNAWRADMWRTHAKAPFMTWNNAWYNAPCAFWPAEPLRAPDVANADLPPALLLQATGDAATPFDGAVSMREKLAGSHLVVEEGGGNHGIALSGNTCLDEKVAAYLRTGQAADASCPAQAAPQPTAATRAVPSAAGGAALHGLLGFRG comes from the coding sequence ATGCTCCACCCCTTCACGAAGCGCGCCGCCGTCCTGCTGGCGACCTCCACCGTCGCCGCCGCCCTCGCGAGTCCGGTGACGGCCGCCCCGGCCGCACAGACCGCCCCGGCCGCACAGACCGCGCAGACCGCGCAGGCGGCACTGCGCTGGACCGGCTGCGCGACGCCCCGCTACCCGACGCTCCAGTGCGCGTCCCTCAAGGTGCCCCTCGACCACGACCGGCCCGCCGGCCGGACGATCACGCTCGCGCTGACCCGGGTCCCCCACACCGCCAAGACCTCTCAGGGTCCCCTGCTCGTCAACCCGGGGGGGCCGGGCGGCAGTGGGCGCGCACTCGCCGGGTTCGTCGCCTCCGCCCTCCCCAAGGACGTGGCCGCGCAGTACGACGTGATCGGCTTCGACCCCCGGGGCGTCGGCAAGAGCGAGCCGGTCCTCGACTGCGGATCCGGCCACTTCGCTCCGGTGCGCCCCGATTCCGTGCCGCAGGACGCCGCCACCGAGCGGGCCAACCTGGACCGCGTGCGGGCCTTCGCCGCGTCCTGCGGGGCCCGGCACGCGGACGTGCTCCCGCACATCGGGACCGTCTCGGCCGCCCGGGACATCGAGGTGCTGCGCACCGCCCTCGGCGCCGAGCGCGTCAGCTACTTCGGCTACTCCTACGGAACCTACCTGGGCGCGGTGTACGCCAAGCTCCACCCGGACCGGGTGCACCGGCTCGTCCTGGACTCCGTCGTCGACCCCGACGGGGTCTGGTACGAGGACAACCTCTCCCAGGACCTCGCCTTCGACGCCCGCCACAAGGCGTTCCTGGCGTGGATCGCCCGGCACGACGCCACCTACCGGCTGGGCACCGACCCGGCGGTGGTCGAGGCGCGCTGGTACGCGATGCGGCAGGCCCTGCGCGGGACCCCGGCCGGCGGCAAGGTGGGCCCGTCGGAGCTGGAGGACACCTACATGCCGGGCGGCTACTACGACGGCTACTGGCCCAGCCTCGCCGAGGCCTTCGCGGCGTACTGGGTGAGGAAGGACCCCAAGCCCCTGGTGGCGGCGTACGAGCGGTTCGGTGCGGTGGAGCCGTCGGCGGGCAACAGCTACAGCGTCTACACCGCGGTCCAGTGCCGGGACTCGGCCTGGCCCCGGAACTGGAACGCCTGGCGCGCCGACATGTGGCGCACCCACGCCAAGGCACCGTTCATGACCTGGAACAACGCCTGGTACAACGCGCCCTGTGCGTTCTGGCCGGCCGAGCCGCTCCGGGCCCCGGACGTGGCCAACGCGGACCTGCCGCCCGCCCTGCTCCTGCAGGCGACGGGCGACGCGGCGACCCCCTTCGACGGGGCGGTCAGCATGCGGGAGAAGCTGGCGGGCTCGCACCTGGTGGTCGAGGAGGGCGGCGGCAACCACGGCATCGCACTGAGCGGGAACACGTGCCTGGACGAGAAGGTGGCGGCCTACCTGAGGACGGGGCAGGCCGCGGACGCCTCCTGCCCGGCGCAGGCGGCCCCGCAGCCGACCGCGGCGACCCGGGCCGTACCGTCCGCGGCGGGCGGCGCGGCCCTGCACGGCCTGCTCGGCTTCCGCGGCTGA
- a CDS encoding SRPBCC family protein: MAQVEATTERIIGADAETVFDTLADYSGTRGKLLPEHFSEYEVREGGDGEGTLVHWKLQATSKRVRDCLLEVTEPTDGQLVEKDRNSSMVTTWVVTPAGEGKSKAVVTTVWNGAGGIGGFFERTFAPKGLGRIYDALLANLAAEVEGKA; this comes from the coding sequence ATGGCGCAGGTCGAGGCCACCACGGAGCGCATCATCGGGGCCGACGCGGAGACGGTCTTCGACACGCTGGCGGACTACAGCGGGACCCGGGGCAAGCTGCTGCCCGAGCACTTCAGCGAGTACGAGGTGCGTGAGGGCGGCGACGGCGAGGGCACCCTGGTGCACTGGAAGCTCCAGGCCACCAGCAAGCGCGTGCGCGACTGCCTGCTGGAGGTCACCGAGCCCACCGACGGGCAGCTCGTGGAGAAGGACCGCAACTCCTCCATGGTCACCACCTGGGTGGTCACCCCGGCCGGCGAGGGCAAGTCCAAGGCCGTCGTCACCACCGTGTGGAACGGCGCCGGCGGCATCGGCGGATTCTTCGAGCGCACCTTCGCGCCCAAGGGCCTCGGCCGCATCTACGACGCCCTGCTGGCCAACCTGGCCGCGGAAGTCGAAGGCAAGGCCTGA
- a CDS encoding M20/M25/M40 family metallo-hydrolase has translation MRAIDTGAPAEAGALPAGAAGADAVDPVDPVDPVDAVDAVALDEAVEFTSDLIRIDTSNRGGGDCRERPAAEYVAERLAAAGLEPLLLERTPGRTNVVARIAGTDPSADALLVHGHLDVVPAEAADWSADPFSGEVRDGVVWGRGAVDMKNMDAMVLAVVRAWARAGVRPRRDIVIAYTADEEDSAVDGSGFLADHHPELFEGCTEGLSESGAFTVHTGPGRVLYPIAAGERGTAWLKLTAHGTTGHGSKPNRANAVSRLAAAVARIGAYEWPVRLTDTVTACITELAALQGLSVDPRRPGLDLDSLLGKLGPSAALVEATVRNSANPTMLSAGYKLNVIPGRATAFVDGRTLPGGEAEFIATLDALTGPDVTWEFHHREVALEAPVDGRTYAVLRASVERFDPDGHVVPFCMAGGTDAKQFSRLGVTGYGFSPLKLPPGFDYWSLFHGVDERVPVDALHFGVRVLDRALRTL, from the coding sequence ATGCGCGCAATCGACACCGGGGCCCCGGCCGAAGCCGGCGCCCTCCCGGCCGGTGCGGCCGGCGCCGACGCGGTCGACCCGGTCGACCCGGTCGACCCGGTCGACGCGGTCGACGCGGTGGCTCTGGACGAAGCGGTCGAGTTCACCTCGGACCTCATCAGGATCGACACCTCCAACCGGGGCGGCGGAGACTGCCGCGAGCGGCCCGCCGCCGAATACGTGGCCGAACGGCTCGCCGCCGCCGGGCTGGAGCCGCTGCTGCTGGAGCGCACCCCGGGCCGCACCAACGTGGTCGCCCGGATCGCGGGCACCGACCCCTCCGCCGACGCGCTCCTCGTCCACGGCCACCTCGACGTGGTCCCCGCCGAGGCCGCCGACTGGAGCGCGGACCCCTTCTCCGGAGAGGTCCGCGACGGCGTCGTCTGGGGCCGAGGCGCCGTCGACATGAAGAACATGGACGCGATGGTGCTGGCCGTCGTCCGGGCCTGGGCGCGCGCGGGGGTGCGCCCGCGCCGGGACATCGTGATCGCCTACACCGCCGACGAGGAGGACAGCGCCGTCGACGGCTCCGGCTTCCTCGCCGACCACCATCCGGAACTCTTCGAAGGCTGCACGGAGGGCCTGAGCGAATCCGGCGCCTTCACCGTCCACACCGGCCCCGGCCGCGTCCTCTACCCGATCGCCGCCGGTGAACGCGGCACCGCCTGGCTGAAGCTGACCGCACACGGCACCACCGGCCACGGCTCCAAGCCCAACAGGGCCAACGCCGTGAGCCGCCTCGCCGCTGCCGTCGCCCGGATCGGCGCGTACGAGTGGCCCGTCCGGCTCACCGACACCGTCACTGCCTGCATCACCGAACTCGCCGCGCTCCAGGGCCTGTCGGTCGACCCGCGGCGCCCCGGCCTCGACCTCGACTCGCTCCTCGGCAAACTCGGCCCGTCCGCCGCCCTCGTCGAGGCGACCGTCCGCAACAGCGCCAACCCGACCATGCTCAGCGCCGGATACAAACTGAACGTGATCCCCGGCCGGGCCACCGCCTTCGTCGACGGGCGCACGCTGCCCGGCGGCGAGGCCGAGTTCATCGCCACCCTCGACGCCCTCACCGGCCCCGACGTCACCTGGGAGTTCCACCACCGGGAGGTCGCGCTGGAGGCACCCGTGGACGGGCGGACCTACGCCGTCCTGCGCGCGTCCGTCGAGCGCTTCGACCCGGACGGCCACGTGGTGCCCTTCTGCATGGCGGGCGGCACCGACGCCAAGCAGTTCTCCCGGCTCGGCGTCACCGGCTACGGCTTCTCCCCGCTGAAGCTGCCACCCGGCTTCGACTACTGGTCCCTCTTCCACGGCGTGGACGAGCGGGTCCCCGTCGATGCCCTCCACTTCGGCGTCCGTGTCCTCGACCGCGCGCTGCGCACCCTGTGA
- a CDS encoding RidA family protein, whose translation MTDHNGSRLTRISAPEGVSPGAHYSHVVLGTGRFVAVSGQCALDEKGAVVGEGDARAQARQVFENLRRCLAAAGATFDDVVKLTYFVTDVAHLPAVREAREAVIPADRLPASSAVQVSALFRPELLVEVEAFAVLPA comes from the coding sequence ATGACCGATCACAACGGAAGCCGTCTGACCCGCATATCCGCACCCGAAGGGGTCAGCCCCGGTGCCCACTACAGCCACGTCGTCCTCGGCACGGGACGGTTCGTCGCCGTCTCGGGGCAGTGCGCCCTCGACGAGAAGGGCGCGGTCGTCGGCGAGGGTGACGCCCGCGCGCAGGCCCGTCAGGTCTTCGAGAACCTCCGGCGATGCCTGGCCGCCGCCGGAGCCACCTTCGACGACGTCGTGAAGCTGACGTACTTCGTCACCGACGTCGCGCACCTTCCCGCGGTACGGGAGGCGCGCGAAGCCGTCATCCCCGCCGACCGGCTGCCCGCGTCCTCGGCCGTCCAGGTCTCGGCCCTGTTCCGGCCGGAACTCCTGGTGGAGGTGGAGGCCTTCGCGGTCCTGCCGGCCTGA
- a CDS encoding arginase family protein yields MRTLVLLDAPSNLGLRPPAPGTVPGVYKLAGALREQALLSRLGAREGGVVVPPRYDRGDWAEGDGVFNADALAAYTVALADRIERHLRAGEFPVVLGGDCSIQLGASLAMRRTGRYGLAAVDASADFRHPGNTAVNGPVGAAAGEELALATGRGQPSLSDLEGLAPYLRDEDVRLFGIRDGDADLPELAEAGIFAATVGEIRRRGAATVARSALDGLIPPVTDGFWVHLDADVLDPEAMPAVDSPAPGGLLPDEVAELLGVLVGSPRCAGLNVTVYDPDLDPDGRAGTLLADLVTGAFA; encoded by the coding sequence ATGCGCACCCTCGTACTGCTCGATGCCCCGTCCAACCTGGGACTGCGGCCGCCCGCGCCCGGGACTGTCCCCGGCGTCTACAAGCTCGCGGGCGCCCTGCGCGAGCAGGCCCTGCTGAGCAGGCTCGGGGCGCGCGAGGGCGGTGTCGTCGTCCCGCCCCGCTACGACCGCGGCGACTGGGCGGAGGGCGACGGCGTCTTCAACGCCGACGCGCTCGCCGCGTACACCGTCGCCCTCGCCGACCGGATCGAACGCCACCTGCGGGCCGGGGAGTTCCCCGTCGTCCTCGGCGGGGACTGCTCCATCCAGCTCGGCGCCTCGCTCGCCATGCGCCGGACCGGCCGCTACGGCCTAGCCGCCGTCGACGCTTCGGCCGACTTCCGCCACCCGGGCAACACCGCCGTCAACGGACCCGTCGGCGCCGCGGCCGGCGAGGAACTGGCCCTGGCCACCGGTCGCGGCCAGCCCTCGCTCAGCGACCTGGAGGGGCTCGCGCCGTACCTGCGGGACGAGGACGTCCGGCTGTTCGGGATCCGCGACGGGGACGCGGACCTGCCCGAGCTGGCGGAGGCCGGGATCTTCGCGGCCACCGTCGGCGAGATCCGCCGCCGGGGCGCCGCGACCGTCGCCCGGTCCGCGCTGGACGGCCTGATCCCGCCGGTGACCGACGGGTTCTGGGTGCACCTGGACGCCGATGTGCTCGACCCGGAGGCGATGCCCGCCGTGGACAGCCCCGCCCCCGGCGGCTTGCTGCCCGATGAGGTCGCGGAGCTGCTGGGCGTTCTGGTCGGGTCACCGCGGTGCGCCGGGCTGAACGTCACCGTCTACGACCCGGATCTCGACCCCGACGGCCGGGCGGGCACGCTCCTGGCGGATCTGGTGACGGGGGCCTTTGCGTAA